A part of Desulfobacter sp. genomic DNA contains:
- a CDS encoding glutathione synthase — MKIGFLMDDLRQIDPVWETTSQIMYECNQRGYTVFFLEPHDLYIRHNAVVARMRNISVDPDLGIEAYWQALVKCLDREELIFEIVTDLDVLFLRKNPPLNYEIMTFLGPISDKVFMVNDIHGQISASSKAYILNFPEIIPNTHVSRDPWRLRKIIDEFGGDMVIKPLHSYGGQGVIKVSNQDPENLNSLINFYVQAGRPYPERTPIMVQEYLKGVKEGEDVRILLLNGEIIGAMGRQSGPGDFRTNVHAGATACRHRVTEAQKAICQRLKPRLLKDGLYFVGIDIIGDKLIEVNVVSPGGIPRINQFDNVKLEKKVVDFIEEEIRVHKDPVDHPETEERR, encoded by the coding sequence ATGAAAATCGGATTTCTGATGGATGATTTACGGCAGATCGACCCGGTGTGGGAAACCACTTCCCAGATCATGTACGAGTGCAACCAGAGGGGATACACGGTTTTTTTTCTGGAGCCCCATGACCTGTATATCCGGCATAATGCCGTGGTAGCCAGGATGAGGAATATCAGCGTGGACCCGGACCTGGGCATCGAAGCCTATTGGCAGGCCCTGGTAAAATGTCTCGACCGTGAAGAGCTGATATTTGAAATTGTCACCGACCTGGATGTGCTCTTTTTACGGAAGAACCCCCCCCTGAATTACGAGATCATGACCTTTCTGGGCCCCATCAGCGATAAGGTGTTTATGGTCAATGACATCCACGGTCAGATCAGCGCAAGCTCCAAGGCCTATATTCTGAACTTTCCGGAGATCATCCCCAATACCCATGTTTCCAGGGACCCCTGGCGCCTGAGAAAAATCATCGACGAATTCGGCGGCGACATGGTGATCAAGCCCCTTCACAGCTACGGCGGCCAGGGGGTGATCAAGGTCAGCAATCAGGATCCGGAAAACCTCAATTCCCTGATCAATTTCTATGTCCAGGCCGGCCGGCCCTACCCGGAACGGACCCCCATCATGGTCCAGGAATATCTCAAAGGCGTGAAAGAGGGGGAGGATGTCAGAATCCTTCTGCTTAACGGTGAGATCATCGGCGCCATGGGGCGTCAGTCCGGTCCCGGGGATTTCAGGACCAACGTCCATGCCGGCGCCACCGCCTGCCGCCACCGGGTCACCGAGGCCCAGAAAGCCATCTGCCAAAGGCTTAAGCCACGGCTGCTGAAAGACGGACTCTATTTTGTGGGGATTGATATCATCGGGGACAAATTGATTGAGGTCAATGTGGTCAGCCCGGGGGGCATACCCAGGATTAATCAATTTGACAATGTGAAGCTTGAAAAAAAAGTGGTTGACTTTATAGAGGAGGAAATCCGTGTCCATAAAGACCCCGTGGATCATCCGGAAACTGAAGAGAGGCGCTGA
- a CDS encoding GAF domain-containing protein — protein MGNTILGDDINARVSLDPLLDFWKKNFMGHGYLGDLFHRLKAGFDKTPALQGKIDDIGIINEHYDLIQPLMSAVFPPATFEKEIAGALTPCTLEPFFVTPDFQRIFIDNDNFFKSVIEKNPRAEIEKKRLKIYLLVLERIYGISSRDIANLDIIALPDQETGLQRYFGITTDAQFIRIRPLAPPAKLSAADEIRIQDHITDIGVLKEYIDLTQYEFTGFTLVRAMDVTESQVISALERDLIDQQSIFSSAGISLLEKRLQTLFQKPQLAMGIGAVRGEQVMIIKNDCSPTIDCLFSNSEHISLADLEGSIWMEAALGDKVMRIGDLAKRKNILTSEEQALAAGIRAMLIAPLTYQGEPIGILEVYSATPNDLDPTDAVLLKQVAPIFSVALKRGLDEMDKQVQSIIKEKCTAVHPSVEWRFEQAALSHMERLRLGDTASEMEPIIFKDVIPFYGQSDIRGSSLARNKGIQQDLTRQLGLALDIMKAGEQLRTWPILKEYKFLIQTLLDRISKGITSGDESAVYGLLNREIFPSFDELGTLGPEVDRAIAAYKKALDPAAGMIYDKRRDYEESVFKVNQVLSAFLDREDGQVQQNFPHYFEKRQTDGVDYMMYIGASMNKSGRLAPFHIQDMTLWQIMLACGLAWRTEQLKPDLKVALDTCHLILVNHSPLSIRFRFDEKRFDVDGAYDVRQEIIKSRLDKALVKGTGERLTQPGRIAVVYSTPEEGKQIRRHIDFLTTLGNLRNDMELLELDDMPDVSGLKALRVGVDLAAAQTGNIIEMRAC, from the coding sequence ATGGGAAACACGATTCTGGGAGATGATATCAATGCACGGGTCAGCCTGGACCCCCTTCTGGATTTCTGGAAAAAAAATTTCATGGGCCACGGCTACCTTGGGGACCTGTTTCACCGCCTGAAAGCTGGATTTGATAAAACCCCCGCCCTGCAGGGCAAAATAGACGACATCGGTATCATAAACGAACATTACGACCTTATCCAACCGCTGATGTCCGCGGTCTTTCCGCCGGCCACCTTTGAAAAGGAGATCGCCGGCGCCCTCACCCCCTGCACCCTTGAACCCTTTTTCGTCACCCCCGATTTCCAGCGCATATTCATAGATAATGACAATTTTTTCAAATCAGTAATTGAAAAGAATCCACGGGCTGAAATCGAAAAGAAACGGCTGAAAATCTATCTTCTCGTCCTTGAACGGATTTACGGCATATCCAGCAGGGATATTGCAAACCTGGACATCATCGCGCTGCCGGACCAGGAAACCGGGCTGCAACGGTATTTTGGGATTACAACCGATGCCCAGTTCATCAGAATCCGCCCCCTTGCCCCTCCGGCCAAGCTGTCGGCTGCCGATGAAATCCGGATTCAGGATCATATCACCGACATCGGCGTACTCAAAGAATACATCGATCTCACCCAATACGAATTTACCGGATTCACCCTGGTCCGTGCCATGGATGTGACGGAATCCCAGGTTATCTCCGCCCTGGAAAGGGATCTCATCGACCAGCAGTCCATTTTTTCCTCCGCCGGCATCAGCCTTCTGGAGAAACGGCTGCAGACCCTGTTCCAGAAGCCCCAACTGGCCATGGGCATCGGTGCGGTGCGGGGCGAACAGGTGATGATCATCAAAAATGACTGCAGCCCCACCATTGACTGCCTATTTTCCAATTCCGAACACATCAGCCTGGCCGACCTTGAAGGTTCCATCTGGATGGAGGCGGCCCTGGGCGACAAGGTGATGAGAATCGGGGACCTGGCCAAAAGAAAAAATATCCTGACATCGGAGGAACAGGCCCTTGCCGCAGGCATCCGCGCCATGCTCATCGCCCCCCTGACCTACCAGGGAGAGCCCATAGGCATCCTGGAAGTCTATTCGGCAACCCCCAATGACCTGGATCCCACGGATGCGGTTCTTCTGAAACAGGTGGCGCCCATATTTTCAGTGGCCCTTAAACGGGGGCTTGACGAGATGGATAAGCAGGTCCAGTCCATTATCAAGGAAAAATGCACGGCGGTCCATCCCTCCGTGGAGTGGCGGTTTGAGCAGGCGGCCCTCAGCCATATGGAACGGCTCCGCCTGGGTGACACCGCCTCGGAAATGGAACCCATCATATTCAAGGATGTCATCCCCTTTTACGGACAGTCGGATATCCGCGGATCATCCCTGGCCAGAAACAAGGGCATACAACAGGATCTTACCCGCCAGCTCGGCCTGGCCCTGGACATAATGAAAGCCGGTGAACAATTGCGGACCTGGCCCATTCTCAAGGAATATAAATTCCTGATTCAAACCCTTCTGGACCGAATTTCAAAGGGCATCACCTCGGGTGACGAAAGCGCCGTATACGGGCTGCTCAACCGGGAAATTTTTCCCTCCTTTGACGAACTGGGCACCCTGGGTCCCGAGGTGGACCGGGCAATTGCCGCCTATAAGAAGGCGCTGGATCCCGCCGCCGGGATGATCTACGACAAACGCAGGGATTATGAAGAAAGCGTATTCAAAGTCAATCAGGTTCTGTCAGCCTTTCTTGACCGGGAAGACGGACAGGTCCAGCAGAACTTCCCCCATTATTTTGAAAAACGGCAGACCGACGGGGTCGACTATATGATGTATATCGGGGCTTCCATGAATAAAAGCGGCCGCCTGGCCCCCTTCCACATCCAGGATATGACCCTGTGGCAGATCATGCTGGCCTGCGGCCTGGCCTGGCGGACCGAGCAGCTCAAGCCGGATCTAAAGGTGGCCCTGGATACCTGCCATCTCATCCTTGTCAACCACTCCCCCCTGTCCATCCGGTTCCGATTCGATGAAAAGCGGTTCGATGTGGACGGGGCCTACGATGTCCGGCAGGAAATCATCAAATCCCGCCTGGACAAGGCCCTTGTCAAGGGGACGGGAGAACGCCTCACCCAGCCCGGCCGGATTGCCGTGGTATACAGCACGCCGGAGGAGGGAAAGCAGATCCGGCGCCACATTGACTTTCTCACCACCCTGGGCAACCTCCGCAATGACATGGAACTGCTGGAACTGGACGACATGCCCGATGTCAGCGGACTCAAGGCCCTGAGGGTGGGGGTGGACCTGGCCGCAGCCCAGACCGGCAATATCATTGAAATGCGGGCCTGCTGA
- a CDS encoding formylglycine-generating enzyme family protein has protein sequence MAGHMYCINLKGIVLGIAAVCLWCLMPAPQPAAAGENRISNDMGMTFIRVEPGSFIMGSPITEPLRDRDEILHEVTIPSAFYLQETEVTVKQWRAVMGTPWIGKRKSGEDMPVTRVSWYDCIKYIKKITLKTGQKHRLPTEAEWEYACRAGSQTAYSWGDTIDCSKAMYGNNVKKNNSCTPFYKTMDITPDSPAPVKSFPPNPWGFYDMHGNAWEWCADPYRDYMAGPVSDTYSAADSNSRVRRGGSWYKHASYLRSANRTYAHPAAKFKTTGFRLVLEAD, from the coding sequence ATGGCGGGACATATGTATTGCATCAATTTAAAGGGGATTGTTTTAGGCATTGCAGCAGTCTGCCTATGGTGCCTGATGCCGGCGCCCCAACCGGCCGCTGCCGGTGAAAACAGGATTTCCAACGATATGGGCATGACCTTTATCCGGGTGGAACCGGGCAGTTTCATCATGGGCAGCCCCATTACGGAGCCGCTCCGGGACAGGGATGAAATCCTACACGAGGTGACCATTCCTTCGGCCTTTTACCTCCAGGAAACGGAAGTGACCGTCAAACAGTGGCGGGCCGTCATGGGCACCCCCTGGATCGGCAAACGGAAAAGCGGGGAGGATATGCCCGTGACCCGGGTTTCCTGGTATGACTGCATCAAATATATTAAAAAAATAACCCTGAAAACAGGACAAAAACATCGCCTCCCCACCGAAGCCGAATGGGAATATGCCTGCCGGGCCGGTTCACAAACCGCCTACAGCTGGGGCGACACCATTGATTGTTCCAAGGCCATGTACGGCAACAACGTCAAAAAGAACAACAGCTGCACCCCGTTTTACAAGACCATGGACATTACACCGGATTCGCCGGCCCCGGTGAAATCCTTCCCCCCGAATCCATGGGGGTTTTACGACATGCACGGCAATGCATGGGAGTGGTGTGCCGATCCCTACCGGGATTACATGGCAGGCCCTGTCTCAGACACATATTCGGCAGCGGATTCAAATTCCCGCGTACGGCGGGGGGGCAGTTGGTACAAGCACGCCTCCTATCTGCGAAGCGCCAACCGCACCTACGCCCATCCCGCAGCCAAGTTCAAGACAACTGGATTCAGACTGGTACTTGAGGCGGATTAA
- a CDS encoding cyclic nucleotide-binding domain-containing protein, whose amino-acid sequence MRRRLLDLLKVYEEEISLLLWTMALLFIVRSSGIILNNYAETAFLKRYGVEFMPVVSMVNAVATLFITGFLTAGLNRISGARLLTYIFLASGLIITAIRLLIPYGFEVLYPLLFMLKSQFELLQAMLFWNMCNDLFNTRQSKRLFPLLTAGGVVGMILGSVCTPWFAKWFNLDNLLYLYLLTTFTGAAIVQAMGRSYSALIYPEKTGKGAKKKKSMAAEIREVYPLVKKSALMKIVLVLTFMPNVVVPIMNYQFNYAIDDQFASESAMIEFFGYFRGGLNMISLFILLFVGRIYGRWGLPVALMFHPFNYMIAFSAFLLRFDVFSAMYARMSTNIIRTTINVPANGIIIGLFPESYRNMIRPFLRGTVVRIALFTGSTLILVSENLFHPKYLTLVALPFVLAWLAAPIVLKAKYSTILKDLISNNLLDIKSFSVKELGQIFNQGKVLEDLEKSFLAARGKDAIWYGKLLSNFSQEKLDHHILNNLEGQDEATQVALIKMISENARPRAVKSLIRFLNPHRPETTIAILKLVSREGFLAVRGKDLTPYIESSHPVVRGFAMGCLYFQNHEKQIPVIRQWLASKEINLRQSGIIAAGLSRKHEYIDTLLAILSEKEIDPIIPDIIIALSRLGARELNTVIFSYLSHDLKEVRQAALDALIIDNDSALKQAALMLGDISEEIHEFAKEKIKNAEYQNNRVLVECLALPGTRIRRGLFELLEQMDIKGFDIIVFAKEQIARSYACLAMGENIRALPGTPVRRLAVEHLNQKKELILENIIRVLAIQDKSGRMKTAWRGIFSPDTRQRANAIELLSDVLDRKTFNAMVPLLESPTAESALNEGRNQVKLPALDPAGKKALAALLASEDWVDVVMALDIIGETRDIMDIRTMAASLATRADTRILKELEMVQDQSEKREKHGKRVKSTEISMGEKILLLKEIEIFSGLSAAELAAIAAETKELDYPEEATVIRQNEMGETVFLIIDGRVEVIKELDHGEEVVLDHISAGGAFGEMALIDDAPRSATIRTTEPSRFLILHKQEFKETAMEFPRISLQICSVLSQRIRFLHGKFQST is encoded by the coding sequence ATGCGCAGACGGCTTCTGGACCTTTTAAAAGTATATGAAGAAGAGATCAGCCTGCTGCTGTGGACCATGGCACTGCTCTTCATTGTCCGAAGCTCGGGCATCATCCTGAACAATTACGCAGAAACCGCATTCCTCAAACGCTACGGTGTGGAGTTCATGCCCGTAGTCAGCATGGTCAATGCCGTGGCCACTCTCTTTATCACGGGATTTCTGACGGCCGGACTCAACCGTATCTCCGGTGCCAGGCTTCTCACTTACATATTTCTGGCATCGGGCCTTATTATCACCGCCATCCGCCTGCTTATCCCTTATGGATTTGAAGTGCTTTACCCCCTGCTTTTTATGCTTAAAAGCCAGTTTGAACTGCTCCAGGCCATGCTTTTCTGGAATATGTGCAATGACCTTTTCAACACCCGGCAGTCCAAACGCCTCTTTCCCCTGCTCACCGCCGGCGGGGTGGTGGGAATGATCCTGGGCTCCGTGTGCACGCCCTGGTTTGCCAAGTGGTTCAATCTGGACAACCTGCTCTACCTCTATCTTTTAACAACATTTACCGGGGCCGCCATCGTCCAGGCCATGGGCAGGAGTTATTCCGCCCTGATTTATCCGGAAAAAACCGGCAAGGGCGCCAAAAAGAAAAAATCCATGGCAGCGGAAATCCGGGAGGTATATCCCCTGGTCAAAAAATCAGCTCTCATGAAAATCGTCCTGGTCCTCACCTTTATGCCCAATGTGGTGGTCCCCATCATGAATTACCAGTTCAATTACGCCATTGACGACCAGTTTGCATCGGAATCGGCCATGATTGAATTTTTCGGGTATTTCAGGGGCGGACTTAACATGATCAGCCTCTTTATCCTGCTCTTTGTGGGCCGGATCTACGGCAGGTGGGGGCTGCCCGTGGCCCTGATGTTCCACCCCTTTAATTATATGATTGCATTTTCCGCCTTTCTTCTCCGGTTTGATGTGTTTTCCGCCATGTACGCCCGGATGTCCACCAACATCATCCGCACCACCATCAATGTACCGGCCAACGGGATTATCATCGGCCTGTTCCCCGAATCCTACAGAAATATGATCCGCCCCTTCCTGCGGGGCACCGTGGTGAGAATCGCCCTGTTTACCGGATCCACCCTGATCCTGGTCTCGGAGAACCTGTTTCACCCCAAATACCTGACCCTGGTGGCCCTGCCCTTTGTTCTGGCCTGGCTGGCAGCCCCCATTGTACTCAAGGCAAAATATTCAACGATTCTCAAGGATCTGATTTCCAACAATCTTTTAGATATTAAAAGCTTTTCCGTTAAAGAACTGGGCCAGATCTTCAACCAGGGGAAGGTATTGGAAGACCTGGAAAAATCCTTCCTGGCCGCCCGGGGAAAGGATGCCATCTGGTACGGGAAACTTCTGAGCAACTTTTCCCAGGAGAAACTTGACCACCACATCCTGAACAACCTGGAAGGGCAGGACGAGGCTACCCAGGTGGCCCTGATCAAAATGATTTCCGAAAACGCCCGGCCCAGGGCGGTAAAATCCCTGATCAGATTTCTGAATCCCCACCGGCCGGAGACCACCATTGCCATCCTGAAACTGGTAAGCCGGGAAGGATTCCTTGCCGTCAGGGGAAAAGACCTCACCCCCTATATTGAAAGCAGCCATCCGGTGGTCCGGGGCTTTGCCATGGGCTGCCTTTACTTCCAGAACCATGAAAAACAGATACCGGTGATCCGCCAATGGCTGGCCTCAAAGGAGATAAATCTAAGGCAGTCGGGCATTATCGCTGCGGGGTTAAGCCGGAAACATGAATACATCGACACCCTTCTGGCGATTCTTTCGGAAAAAGAGATTGACCCCATTATCCCCGATATCATCATTGCGCTCTCAAGATTAGGGGCCAGGGAACTGAATACGGTCATCTTTTCCTATCTCTCCCATGACCTCAAAGAGGTCCGACAGGCGGCCCTGGATGCACTGATAATCGACAATGACAGCGCTCTGAAACAGGCCGCCCTGATGCTGGGGGACATCTCAGAAGAGATCCATGAATTTGCCAAGGAAAAAATCAAAAATGCGGAATACCAGAACAACCGGGTGCTGGTGGAATGCCTCGCCCTGCCCGGCACCCGGATCCGGCGCGGGCTGTTCGAACTGCTGGAACAGATGGATATCAAAGGCTTTGACATCATTGTCTTTGCCAAGGAACAGATCGCCCGAAGCTATGCCTGCCTGGCCATGGGGGAAAATATCCGTGCCCTGCCCGGCACCCCGGTGCGGCGCCTGGCCGTTGAACACCTGAACCAGAAAAAAGAGCTCATCCTGGAAAACATCATCCGGGTCCTGGCCATCCAGGATAAAAGCGGGCGGATGAAAACCGCCTGGCGGGGGATTTTCTCCCCGGACACCCGGCAGCGGGCCAATGCCATTGAGCTGCTCAGCGACGTGCTGGACCGCAAAACCTTCAACGCCATGGTCCCCCTGCTGGAAAGCCCCACAGCCGAATCCGCCCTCAATGAAGGCAGAAATCAGGTCAAACTGCCGGCCCTTGATCCGGCCGGGAAAAAGGCCCTGGCCGCCCTGCTGGCCTCGGAGGACTGGGTGGATGTGGTCATGGCCCTGGACATCATCGGAGAAACCCGGGACATCATGGATATCCGCACCATGGCGGCATCCCTTGCCACCCGGGCCGACACTAGGATTTTAAAGGAACTTGAAATGGTGCAAGATCAATCTGAAAAAAGAGAAAAACACGGGAAACGGGTGAAATCCACTGAAATCTCCATGGGCGAAAAAATCCTGCTTCTCAAGGAGATTGAGATATTTTCCGGCCTCAGCGCAGCCGAGCTTGCCGCCATTGCAGCAGAGACAAAAGAACTGGATTATCCTGAAGAGGCAACCGTAATCCGCCAGAACGAGATGGGAGAAACCGTATTTTTGATCATCGACGGCAGGGTGGAAGTGATCAAGGAACTGGACCACGGTGAAGAGGTGGTATTGGACCATATCAGCGCAGGCGGCGCCTTCGGTGAAATGGCCCTTATAGATGATGCCCCGAGGTCCGCCACCATTCGGACCACAGAGCCCAGCCGATTCCTCATTCTCCACAAGCAGGAGTTCAAAGAAACCGCCATGGAATTCCCCAGAATATCACTGCAGATATGCTCGGTATTGAGTCAGCGTATCCGCTTTCTCCACGGCAAATTCCAATCGACGTAA